The sequence CCTGAGTGAACGCGAGATCGAAGTTCTCGAACGCATTGCTGCCGGGCACAGCAATAAAGAGATCGCTGATGAGCTAGGGATCAGTACGCAGACGGTAAAAAACCACATTTCATCAATCCTTCGTAAACTGTCGCTCAATGATCGAACCCAGGCGGTGATCCTTGCGCTGCGCCGTGGCTGGATTGAGACCCCACAACAGATTCAGTCGGGTGCTGGCGATAATGAAGAGTAGGCGAGGGCGTAATGCACAGGCCAGTATCTCCCTATGCCAATGGTTATCTGCTACCAGCGCAAGAGTGAGTCTAGTCTAGTTCATCGTACCGACGTATGCGTCTCGGATAGCGGCTTGTCACGTTAGCAGACCGCATTTGGCCATTCCTCTTGCACATGACAAGACGCGGGCCAAAGGCCCGCGCTCCCAGCTCATCTTGGAATAAAACGCTCACTGCACCTGCGGCTGGATCAAAGCTTCACTGTCGTTACGTACCTGATTGACGGCTTTACTCACCGGGTAACACCGCAGCATCACCGGCGGCGGGGCAAGACAGAGTTCGTGGAGCTGTCGAATATCGCTTGTCGGATCAAGCCAGACTGCATCGAAATCGGGTGGTACAATAACCGGCATACGGTCGTGTATTGGTGCAACCACTACATTGGCAGTTGTGGTCAGGATTGTACAACTCTCTACGAGTGAGCCATCAGGCGCACGCCACTGATCCCACAAACCGGCAAATGCCATCAGAGTATCATCACCGGGGGTAAAGTAAAAAGGTTGTTTACCATCTGGCAGTGCTTGCCATTCGTAAAAGCCCGAAGCGGGTATCAAACAGCGCCGACGCTGAAAAGCCGCTCGAAACGACGGCTTCTCAAGAATAGTCTCGCTCCGCGCATTAATCAAACGATTACCAATATCGGCGTCTTTTGCCCAGGCGGGAATCAAGCCCCATCGCAATGAGACCAACTCACGCCTACGGTTGGTTTCGCGCACAGCAACGACCACCTGCGTAGGGGCGATATTGTAGCGTGGTTTCAGATCAAGTGGCGGTTCGACTGCAAAACGATCTGATAGCCTGCTAGCCGAAACCGCAAGCGTATATCGTCCACACATAATCAAGCCTTTTGATCAGCAGTCTCGTGCTAGCAACGTTCGGTAAGTTTCAGGAGTCATCTTTATCAAGCCGGGTCGTCTCACCAGTTGCGGGTGGCGGTGACTGCATCCGCTTAATGAATTCAGCCAATTGTTCATTGAGCTGTGCAATCCCACGTGCCAGCGTTTGTTGAAGGTCTTGGACCGCCTGGCTCTGCTGTATCTGATGCAGCGTTTGTTGACCACGTTCGGCCAACTCGTGCAAACGCGGATGTTCCGCAATTGCCTTGGTTGCTGCTTGCACCTGTTCGCTGAGTGTGCGCAACCCACCGAGCAGTTCCTGTTGTAATTGCCGGGCGCGCTCGCTTTCAAGGGCACTCCGCAGGGCAGTTTCCATTTGCTGTCCCAACTCACGCAACTCTGCACCGAGGTCAGGGGACTGATCGGGCTGTCGTTCGGGCTGGCTCATTATCTTTCTCCTTGTCTTGCCACACTAAGGTTATATACATTGAGACGAAGGACAACACAAATTTGTTGCCCTTACCGTCGCCGGCGCAACAACAACCAGAGACTGCCAACCACTGCCAGAACCCCCAGCGCTGGTGGCGCACCACGAGCCGGACCGTGGCCCAGTAGTGCGGCCAGATCAGCGATTCCAGTGCGATAGGCACCGGCGCTCTGCGCAGGCAGGGCAATCTGAGCCGTCACATACTGGCGGCGACGAGCGATAGCGTACAAGTGAGCAAGGGGCGGCGCTAATTCACCATCACCGGGGAGGAGATCGGTCAGGTCAGCCCGGAAGAGTGCCAGTGGCAGAAGAGGATCAACCTGATCGCTAACCAGGATGCGGCGAATAAGAGCTGCGTGTGTTCGTTGCAGCGGATGGGTCGGCGCCGGTGTCCGCATTCCGACCAGGACATCCTGACCGGTATACGCTGCCAGCAGACGTTCGAGCGCCAGGGTTGATGGTGGAGCAGTTGCTTCAAACGCCAGAATCATATCACTGCTTGTCAGTGAACATGCATCGCGCAGCAGGTAGGCGGCACGACGTGGCTGAGAATGATACGTGGCATATACGAGTGGCCGGGTTGTGGCCAGGCGAGTAGCGACGGCAGATGCCGGTGGGGTGGCGGCGATAATAATTTCGTGGTGACGGCTATAGCGAGCAGCAGCAATTTGCGCAGCCATAACTGCTCGTTCGAGATGGACGCCGTCGCTAGCAGAAATGACAACTGACAACGTATCAATGGCAGACACTGAGGACCTCCGCGGTGAGTAATGTTGTTGGTAGTATACCGCAACTTGCCCACAATGAGAAAGGTGTAGGTTCAACCCCTGGTGATTTTCAACGTTTTCAGGTTTTAGTTGTGCTCATCGATGACCGTCTTCCCCCCGCTTTCCTGGGAGCGCGGGCCTCCGGCCCGCATTGGGTTAGGATGGCCACTATCGATTGGCGTGCCAGTCCACTACCCCGCTCCGTCTCATCCCCAATCCCCCGCTAGCGGGGGGATATGGGGCCCCATTCCATAAGGAAGATAAACAAAACGTCATCGCAGCAATGACTCAGATGAAGAATTTTTAATTTTTGATCAGAAAATTCTGCTTGACAAATACGTTTAATCAGTTTACCCTTTTGCCTGCAAATCTCCATCTCACCTCAGCTTATCTTGCCAGCGACGTTGCTGCTGAGTGTGCAGAGTGCATCCAACACTCTGACGTGTTGCTGTGCGCTATCTGAACACTCATCTCACCCATGCGTCAGCATTTTGGAAGATTACGCACGTCCTAGAAAAGGAGGAATTCGCAACTCACAAAGTAGTGATCAGCATTTGTTGCACCAACCAGTGTGATAGCCTGTTCGTTTGGTAGTATCATTGACAAGCTGAGGAGTGTATGAGATCGATCACAAAACGTCATCTATTTGCGATGATCATAAGCATTGGCCTTACCGTAGCTCTCGTTGCCCCATCCGCTGCACAACCGCCACGTCCGCTACCAAACATTGAAGCTCT comes from Chloroflexus sp. Y-396-1 and encodes:
- a CDS encoding SOS response-associated peptidase, whose protein sequence is MCGRYTLAVSASRLSDRFAVEPPLDLKPRYNIAPTQVVVAVRETNRRRELVSLRWGLIPAWAKDADIGNRLINARSETILEKPSFRAAFQRRRCLIPASGFYEWQALPDGKQPFYFTPGDDTLMAFAGLWDQWRAPDGSLVESCTILTTTANVVVAPIHDRMPVIVPPDFDAVWLDPTSDIRQLHELCLAPPPVMLRCYPVSKAVNQVRNDSEALIQPQVQ